A stretch of Aspergillus nidulans FGSC A4 chromosome VI DNA encodes these proteins:
- a CDS encoding RNA-binding protein rrmA (transcript_id=CADANIAT00009524) → MSFQNFDSFQNQHPAADAAATAPGAPATADTTMTGQADPSTAPFQGPAPGEGAPAVAQQGNEGKTTLWMGELEPWIDENFVRNLWFQMGEQVNVKMIRDKFSGRSNAGYCFVDFASPAAAAKALSLNGTPMPNTNRLFKLNWATGGGLADRSRDDRGPEYSIFVGDLGPEVNEYVLVSLFQSRFPSCKSAKIMTDPISGMSRGYGFVRFSDENDQQRALSEMQGVYCGNRPMRISTATPKNKGPGVVPGGMGMPGPAGMYPPMGAPPMGFYGAPQPMNQFTDPNNTTVFVGGLSGYVTEDELRSFFQGFGEITYVKIPPGKGCGFVQFVQRHAAEMAINQMQGYPIGNSRVRLSWGRSQNNSGPAGSPYRPAPPPPPMYLPPQHQYGGFAPMK, encoded by the exons ATGTCCTTTCAGAACTTCGATTCTTTCCAAAACCAGCACCCAGCGGCTGACGCAGCCGCTACGGCTCCGGGCGCTCCAGCTACCGCTGACACTACCATGACTGGACAGGCAGACCCTTCGACCGCCCCATTCCAGGGTCCAGCCCCGGGTGAGGGtgctcctgctgttgctcaGCAGGGAAACGAGGGCAAAACCACTCTTTG GATGGGCGAGCTTGAGCCTTGGATCGACGAGAACTTCGTCCGCAATCTTTGGTTCCAGATGGGCGAGCAGGTCAATGTGAAGATGATCCGTGACAAGTTCTCTGG TAGGAGCAATGCCGGTTACTGTTTCGTTGATTTTGCCAGCCCCGCCGCTGCAGCCAAGGCTCTGTCTCTGAACGGCACCCCAATGCCGAACACTAACCGTCTCTTCAAACTGAACTGGGCCACTGGTGGTGGTCTTGCTGACCGTAGCCGTGATGACCGTGGCCCTGAGTACTCCATCTTCGTCGGTGACCTGGGCCCCGAGGTTAACGAATATGTCCTCgtttctctcttccagagccgctTCCCGTCCTGCAAGTCCGCCAAAATCATGACTGACCCAATCAGCGGCATGTCGCGCGGTTATGGATTCGTTCGTTTCTCTGATGAGAACGATCAGCAGCGTGCGCTAAGCGAGATGCAAGGGGTTTACTGCGGCAACCGTCCAATGCGCATCTCCACTGCTACCCCGAAGAACAAGGGTCCCGGCGTTGTTCCTGGCGGTATGGGCATGCCCGGTCCTGCTGGCATGTATCCTCCCATGGGTGCTCCCCCAATGGGCTTTTATGGCGCCCCCCAGCCAATGAATCAGTTTACCGACCCCAACAACACGACTGTCTTCGTTGGCGGTCTCTCTGGATACGTCACCGAGGATGAACTCCGCTCATTCTTCCAAGGTTTCGGCGAAATCACCTACGTCAAGATTCCTCCTGGAAAGGGATGCGGTTTCGTCCAATTCGTTCAGCGTCATGCCGCAGAGATGGCCATCAATCAGATGCAGGGCTACCCCATCGGTAATTCACGTGTGCGTTTGAGCTGGGGCCGCTCGCAGAACAACTCTGGCCCTGCTGGCAGTCCTTATCGGCCCGCTCCTCCCCCGCCTCCCATGTAcctccctcctcaacatcagtaCGGCGGCTTCGCCCCTATGAAG TGA
- a CDS encoding uncharacterized protein (transcript_id=CADANIAT00009525): MFCDPGPRDVPLLLPDCIYTDITSDFLESPYLHNPAFFGSAAYYQPQGNLGYLPVLTTFIPSLPADSPFRVSIHSWEPPHSLRGWTVRRSSSSCRGSVFPPRTNWPHVIDLSSHVDKNGNQDTLRFPPFHQEILEQRHWDAGDLHGRIRVVVAEGFARPHRNPPFERVKEIIAFAFQHAPLNVLEYSSIAWPNTSMWSKEPRLFKYNAGSGVSDPKEAEDSHAHSPAARHDETRPPVAPITGQIGNPPALNFWRNRSYQGPVPQWQGNYREPRWAPPETVFADPFIDPYVLDPAARHRGARQSWEDISMPDYVSNSSGSRAISSMTGISYEHSKHPSLVAPIGDDAYSQLIQALSPTKQPTCSTQPPTTASATAAIPMGTKLSAAAEARSASHRKSGNSRASANILEDMSCSNSRDVSGSTTAASNTMPPDPSAEQGAAAKLHASPSGPIKSRKEGISLENKENEAEKACRDSDKARQTPSKLNVLTNSGVETPTDGRKRRSVNSSRDDCLIINKKEPVLLSPTLLSPTQDLSRIKDSVHKDGFDRFLDSQSTLVSPTAEVDEVE, from the exons ATGTTTTGTGACCCGGGACCGAGGGACGTACCATTATTGCTTCCAGATTGCATCTATACTGACATCACATCGGATTTTTTAGAATCCCCTTACCTGCACAACCCTGCCTTCTTTGGGTCGGCGGCCTATTATCAACCGCAAGGAAATCTTGGTTACTTGCCGGTTCTCACCACTTTCATACCAAGTCTCCCCGCAGACAGTCCCTTCCGAGTGTCTATACACAGCTGGGAGCCACCACAT AGTCTTCGTGGATGGACTGTGCGTCGC tcatcgtcgtcatgcAGGGGCAGCGTCTTTCCCCCGCGAACAAACTGGCCACATGTCATTG ACTTGAGCTCGC ACGTCGACAAGAACGGCAACCAGGACACCTTACGTTTTCCGCCATTCCACCAGGAGATACTTGAACAGAGGCACTGGGATGCAGGAGACCTCCATGGAAGAATCAGGGTAGTTGTTGCTGAAGGGTTTGCACGCCCGCATCGCAATCCTCCCTTCGAGCGAGTGAAAGAAATCATTGCTTTCGCATTTCAACACGCGCCTCTAA ACGTCTTGGAGTACTCCAGTATTGCCTGGCCTAATACATCTATGTGGAGCAAGGAACCGCGCCTTTTCAAATATAACGCAGGAAGCGGAGTGAGTGACCCCAAAGAGGCGGAAGACTCACACGCCCATTCACCGGCTGCTCGGCACGATGAAACCCGGCCACCGGTAGCTCCTATCACCGGACAAATTGGTAATCCACCTGCACTGAACTTCTGGAGAAATAGGAGCTACCAAGGGCCTGTACCACAGTGGCAGGGGAACTATAGGGAGCCTAGATGGGCACCTCCGGAGACCGTCTTTGCCGACCCTTTTATCGATCCTTATGTGCTTGACCCAGCTGCACGACATCGTGGCGCGAGACAGTCTTGGGAGGACATATCTATGCCGGATTATGTCTCTAACTCTAGCGGGAGCCGAGCAATCTCGAGCATGACCGGAATCAGCTACGAACATAGCAAACATCCAAGCCTTGTTGCCCCAATCGGTGATGACGCGTACAGCCAGTTGATTCAGGCTCTCAGCCCTACGAAGCAGCCCACATGCAGTACTCAGCCTCCGACGACAGCCTCCGCCACTGCCGCCATACCTATGGGAACTAAGCTttcggcagcagcagaagcacgCTCCGCATCCCACCGCAAAAGTGGAAATAGTCGTGCCTCAGCCAACATCCTAGAGGATATGTCGTGTTCGAACTCCCGCGATGTATCCGGTTCAACAACCGCGGCATCGAACACCATGCCACCTGACCCTTCTGCTGAACAGGGAGCGGCAGCCAAGCTCCACGCCAGCCCTAGTGGGCCTATTAAGAGCAGGAAAGAAGGGATTTCTCTAGAGAATAAGGAGaatgaagcagaaaaggctTGTAGAGACAGTGATAAAGCACGCCAAACACCTTCCAAACTCAACGTGCTGACCAATAGCGGCGTTGAAACCCCGACTGATGGCAGAAAGAGGCGCTCGGTCAATTCCAGTCGAGACGACTGTCTCATCATTAACAAGAAGGAGCCAGTGCTTCTCTCACCAACTCTTCTCTCGCCCACTCAAGATCTCTCCAGGATTAAAGACAGCGTTCATAAAGACGGCTTCGATCGTTTTCTTGATTCCCAATCGACACTTGTCAGTCCCACTGCGGAGGTTGACGAAGTCGAGTGA